A genomic stretch from Candidatus Omnitrophota bacterium includes:
- the rlmN gene encoding 23S rRNA (adenine(2503)-C(2))-methyltransferase RlmN, producing KDIKNFTLEELKKEIENIGEPAYRARQLFSWLYKKGCGDFARMSNMPEALRQKLTGNYYIGDLILAERLRSVDGTEKFLFELYDNNFIESVLIYSKERKTACLSTQVGCKYGCTFCASALKGFMRNLEVSEMVNQALFLKHELKSNLNNIVFMGMGEPLDNYENVTKAIEIMTSPEGMNVAAGRITISTCGIVPGIKALITFKIGVNLSVSLHGADDKLRNTLMPINKLYPLKALLKVCSEFVRAKKGMLTFEYVLIKGKNDSLEDADKLAAIVRKLGAKVNLLIYSPIARRGLASPCELEAEVFMKRLLGKKVKATLRRSKGKDIAAACGQLAGRVSYK from the coding sequence AAAGATATTAAAAATTTTACGCTGGAAGAGCTTAAAAAGGAAATAGAAAATATCGGCGAGCCCGCATACAGGGCAAGGCAATTGTTTTCATGGCTATATAAGAAAGGCTGCGGCGATTTTGCCCGCATGAGCAATATGCCTGAAGCGTTAAGGCAAAAATTGACGGGTAACTATTATATAGGTGATCTTATTTTGGCTGAGCGCCTTCGTTCGGTCGACGGAACCGAGAAATTTCTATTCGAGCTTTACGACAACAATTTCATAGAGAGCGTCCTCATATATTCGAAAGAACGAAAGACAGCATGCCTTTCAACGCAAGTGGGCTGCAAATACGGATGCACTTTTTGCGCGAGCGCTCTTAAAGGCTTTATGCGGAATCTCGAAGTATCAGAAATGGTAAATCAGGCGTTATTTTTGAAACACGAGCTTAAGAGTAATCTGAATAATATCGTCTTTATGGGGATGGGCGAGCCGCTGGATAATTATGAAAATGTAACAAAGGCGATTGAGATAATGACTTCCCCCGAAGGCATGAATGTAGCTGCCGGCCGGATTACTATTTCTACCTGCGGGATCGTTCCGGGAATAAAGGCGTTAATAACGTTTAAGATAGGTGTAAATTTATCCGTTTCGCTGCACGGCGCGGACGACAAATTAAGAAATACTCTTATGCCCATAAATAAGTTGTACCCTCTCAAAGCGCTTTTAAAGGTATGTTCCGAGTTTGTAAGGGCAAAAAAGGGAATGCTCACTTTTGAGTATGTGCTTATAAAGGGCAAAAACGATTCTTTGGAAGACGCCGATAAACTTGCTGCCATTGTGCGAAAGCTCGGCGCGAAGGTCAACCTGCTTATTTATAGCCCGATTGCACGGCGCGGCCTTGCGTCACCTTGCGAATTAGAAGCCGAAGTATTTATGAAACGCCTTTTGGGAAAAAAGGTAAAAGCGACATTGAGACGTTCAAAGGGTAAAGACATCGCCGCAGCCTGCGGACAGTTGGCGGGCCGTGTATCATATAAATAG
- a CDS encoding peptidoglycan-binding protein, translated as MQLKQRDEEIQGLEKELDKAERVKSTSAKTAPGDVSKVSSKQIQTALKNAGFYDGSIDGKVGKNTKKAICAFQEANGLTADGVVGNKTWSKLKAYLQ; from the coding sequence ATGCAGCTTAAGCAAAGAGACGAAGAGATCCAGGGGCTTGAGAAAGAATTGGATAAAGCAGAACGCGTCAAAAGTACATCGGCCAAGACTGCTCCGGGGGACGTAAGTAAAGTATCCTCGAAGCAGATACAAACAGCCCTTAAAAACGCGGGTTTTTACGATGGGTCCATCGACGGCAAAGTAGGAAAAAATACAAAAAAGGCAATATGCGCTTTTCAAGAGGCGAATGGTTTGACTGCCGACGGTGTAGTGGGAAATAAGACCTGGTCTAAGTTAAAAGCGTATTTACAGTAA